GTTACCATGTACCTGTGGATTTGTTGTGTAGGGAGCTGACGATCTTCCATGAGATCCTAGTTTTGAAACACAGGAAATAGTCTTATTTAAAAGTTACAGGGAATGGAAGCCATTAGATACAAGAAAAGTACTGCTCACCTGTACATTGGCAGTTTCTTTTGCTGATCTTATACACAGATAGAGCCAGTAAAACAACCAGGATGGTGGTGATTGTCAAAGCTCCACTCAAGAAATACACAAGATATTTGGGAGAGTTCTCCTTATCTGTAGAGTTAAACTTAATGTTGATGGAAGATTTGATTAAGgagttattataattatttccCTGCTAGAATTTTATTGTACTTGCCTGCTGGGTCTTTCTTGGTCCCGTTCCCAAACAGCATGTTTGCACATGAGACAACAGCACAGTAGTAGGTCCCAGCATCAGACACATTCAGGCTGTTCATCGGCAGGTTGTAGACACAGGAGGGAGTTTGTGTCTcaggtttcctctcacactgatcATTGCTGCCTCCATGGGTGTAAATGAGTCCTGGATGAGCTTGTCCAGAGTGTTTGAACCAGTAAACCCTGTGTTCTCCATCACAGGTcccagtgtgtactgtacagttCAGAGTCACAGAGCCTCCTGGCTGGATGCTCTCAGATGCTGACTGATGCACCTGAGCTGGGATGTTCAAACCTGAGCCCTGCACGCTGACAACAGTGCCCTCCGCAAATTCAAAAGCATATGTATGACTTCTTGCGCAATAGTACGTAGCTGAGTCTGAAATTTGCAAATCAgaaatttttaaatgatttgtgcCTTTTTCAGCATCCAGTGTGAAGCGTGGATTGTTCTTAAATTCATCATAAAAAGTGCCACTTCTGTCATATATGTAAAGGACAGAGATGAGCCTTGGTTTctctttcagtgtttgtttatacCAGTAAAGCCATCCTGAAACATCAGCTACATAAAAGCAGTATAAAGTCAACGTGCCCCCAGCTTTAACTGATAAAAAACCACTCTCTTGACGAATGGGTGAgtgtttcagatgttttgtttgagCTGAAGTGAAATAGGAGACAAAGAAAATTCAGATTTAACTATGAGAGAATTCACCATAATACATTCatgaaaaaatgtaagaaatattTGTATGAGGGGTAGACCAAGATAGAGCCATAAAAACAACTCACCTATTTTCCCCAAGAACAAACATGTCAAGTAGAAGACAAACTTTGCAGATGTCATCATGTTCAAATAGCAGGGCTGAATGAAGGAATATTTCCCCTCTTCAGAGACAGGGCTACATTTGATTGGCCAACCTGAAGTGACACTGTCTGACCTATATAGGAAGCATGATCACATGATCACTGCAACCAACAGTatcatgtttggttttttttttgttttgtttttttgttggtttttttttgagaaaattcACATGGTGAGATATATGTAGGACCTATAGGAAGAATTTAAcgtaactgaaaaataaatgatctgtATATTATGAGTACAGCAGTACCAGTGTGCAACAGGAGTCCATCCAAGCCCAACATTCAGCAGTTAGACGTTATCATTTTTTggaacaaataataaaaatacgAGAACTTAATACTCTATATACCAGTGCATCAAATTAGAATATCAttaaaaaagttgatttatttcagtaattcaattcaaaaagtgaaactcatatatagATTctttacacacagactgatatattaaCTTACAGgtaatgaaaacccaaaaatCAGTATCTCAGAAATTGTGAATATTatgaaaaagttcaatattgGAGACTCATGGTGTCACACTCTAATCAACTAATTAACTCCAAACACCTACAGAGgtttcctgagcctttaaatggtctCAGTGTGGTTCAGTAGGCCCCACTATCGTGGGGAAGACTCCTGACTTGGCAGTTGTCCAGAAGACGATCACTGACACAAGGAGGGTAAGACGCGAAAGGGACACCAGACCCAATAACACAGAAGAGCTGAAGGCTGCTATCAGAGCAACCTGGGCCTCCATAACACCTCAGCAGAGCCACAGACTGATCACCTCCATGCCACACTGCATTactgcagtaattcatgcaaaaggaGCCTTGACCAAGTATTGAGTTCTGTACATGTTTTACTACTGTACATGTTCCACTCTACTTTTCTTTAgtccaacatttctgtgttaaaaatccttttttttagTCTTAAGTAATATTCAAATTTTCTGAGATACTAAATTTGGGGTTTTaattagctgtaagttataacaatcaaaatgaaaagaaacaaacacttgacaTATATCagtctgtcttcttcttctcctttcagctgctcccttcaggggtcaccacagcgaatcatctgcctccatttaaccctatcctctgtatcctcctcacacacaccaactatcctcatgtcctccttcactacatccaagaacctcctctttggtcttcctctaggcctaaGAGGAGGTTCTTGGGTGTAGTGAAGGAAGACATGAGGATGTAATGCATCTgtatatgagtttcactttttgaactgaattactgaaataaatcaactttttgatgatattctaaattcttgagatgcacctgtataCTATGATACAGAGAAACCTTTAGTGGGTAGCCAACACATTTTacaccaaaaacattttttttataatatacaCAGTAAAATCACCATGCACACAGTGGAATAAGTTTTTAAACTATGTAACTGTATGTAACCAATGAATCCTTAATATATTGTATCGTCTGCTTTAAGATGTTTAAAAGGATATGACTTAACACagaatgtaatttttaattCGCCCTTATTTAAACCTAAAACTTTTCTGTCACTATTCTGTTACGGTGTGGTGGTAAGAAGGGATGAAGACGCGCAGGACCCACGTGCAGGACACCATTCTTTATTTTGGGTCAAAAACAGGTTTGGGTACCCCTGAGAGCTCTCCCAGCATAGGCTACGCCACTACGCATAGAAACAGGTGTCTAAACAAAACTTACCGGCTTCCCCACTCGGCATCTAATGAAACTAACCATGTTAATCCACCAACCTACCTATATAttcgtaggcaagatggacacctggaacctctgcagccggttaccaagactaagtgaagtactctctgaaagtctactagaagatgtgaatgcagcattacgaacaatccccactgtgaccatcactgagaccaacaagctgatatacaccacggcaacagtgatccttgagatgcttggccacagaATACATcccaccaccaaggagcagtaccctgcctggagaaggaggttagaggcaaaaataagggcaacacggagagaagtcagccaactatcagaactgcagagaagggggatgaagttgggtaagaaatacagcatatacaccataccagaggccctggagactgccaaacaacgactcacagccctggccacacgcctgaagaggtacaccagagaaatagaagcacggagaataaacaggatgttctccactgaaccatccaaggtgtactctcaatgggagggcagtaacacgagggcagacccaccaaggctggagactgaacaatactggaaagacatatgggagagggaggcatcacataacaccagtGCCCAGTGGCTGGaagacctgagagcagaccacagcaacctccctgaacaagaaccagtaaccatcgcaacggcagatatccgagaaagggtctccaacatgaagaactggacagcaccgggcctgacatgatccacgcctactggctaaagaagctaactgccctccatgaacgcctggcggctcaaatgaaccagctgctaatggatgggactcacccagagtggctaactgaaggcaggacagtcctgatcctgaaggacccccaaaagggagcagtcccatccaactgccgtccgataacctgcctctgcacaacctggaagctcctgtcgggcatcatagcggctaagatgagtaggcacatggctcaatacatgagcggggcccagaaaggaataggtaaggacaccaggggagcaaaacaccaactactggtggataaagcggtcgctcgagactgtaagaccaggcagaccaacctgtgcaccgcctggattgactacaagaaagcctacgactcaatgcctcacacatggatcctggaatgcctggagctgtacaacatcaataggaccctaagaaccttcataaggaactcaatgggactgtggaaaacaaccctagtagccaacctcaagccaatagcacaagtctccatcaagtgcggcatctaccaaggagatgctctgtccccgctgctgttctgcataggcctgaaccccctcagccagatcatcactaagactggcttcggataccgactgcgaaatggggcaaccatcagccacctcctgtacatggatgacatcaagctgtatgccaggactgaacgagacatcgactcactgatccataccaccaggatatacagcaacgacattgtaatgtcattcggactggacaagtgtggtcgaatgataacaaagagagggagagttgtcaggactgaaggagttgaactcccagaaggcagcatagcggatgttgagggcagctacaagtaccttggaatcccacaggcaaatgggaaccaggaagaagccgcaaggaaagcagccacagccaaatacctacagagagtaaggcaagtcctaagaagtcagctaaatgggaagaacaaggtccaagccatcaacacctacgccctgccggtcatcagataccccgctggcataataagctggccaaaagaggacatagaagccactgatgtcaagacaaggaagctcctcacaatgcatggaggacttcaccccaaatccagcatcctgagactgtacgctaagaggaaggaaggaggccggggactggtgagcgtcagagccaccatccaagatgaaatggccaagatccatgagtacatcaggaagatggccccaagtgatggaatacttagtgaatatctcaggcaacagaagcccgatgcagaggacgaagagcaagaaccatcatggcaggacaaacccctgcacggcatgtaccaccgacagatacaagaagtggctgatatcgaaaagtcctaccggtggctggaaaaagctggactgaaagacagcacagaggcactgatcgtagcggcacaagaacaggccctgagcacaagatcgatagaggccgggatctaccacaccaggcaggaccccaggtgcaggctgtgcaaagatgcccctgagacaatccagcacataacagcaggttgtaagatgctagcaggcagagcgtacatggaacgccataaccaagtggccggcatagtgtacaggaacatctgtgccgagtatgggctggaggtcccaaggtcaaaatgggacacgcctccaaaggtgagggagaatgaccgagctaagatcctgtgggacttccagatacagaccgacaaacaggtgatggctaaccaaccgaacatagtagtggtggacaaacaacagaagaaagccgtagtggtagatgtagcgatcccaagtgacagcaacatcagaaagaaggaacatgagaagctggagaaataccaagggcttaaagaagagctagaaaagatgtggaaggtgaaggcaacagtggtcccggtggtaatcggcaccctcggggctgtgacccccaaactgggagagtggctccaacagattccaggaacaacatcagagatctcagtccagaagagcgcagtgctaggaacagctaagacactgcgaagaaccctcaaactcccaggcctctggtagaggacccgagattgaggaagacacaccacccataaggggtgagacgggaattattattaattattatatatatatatatatatatatatatatatatatatacacttgaaacaaaaacctaatcaaacacaggtgaaaactatcTAActgatgaacataaagctacctatgGCTATAACCTATAACCGGAAACCaaagaccaaaataaaagtccatacaCCAGatgtcacagaaaacaaatcctAACATATTCTCTCATGAGTATATTTTGACTGGTAGTCAAACAGTTTAAGTAACTTTAGGCTCATCTTTGTGAGAGTGTAAACACTTGGCTAAAACCCTAAGAATGAACAACAAAAATTACAAGTTCACAGGCACATAACAGCAAACACAGGCACACTAAAGCCTTCTAGAGTTATGTGTATCTGACCTTTTGatactatatactgtagatgCTTAAATTTATGCTTATGTAATTGTTTAGGTCAAGAGTATGatcatgtttgtgtctgcataTACAGTAGATGCTGACTGAGCACACAGACAAGGGAACAGTGAAAAGAGAATTCTGCTTTCTTTGTACAGATCTGGATAGTTAAAGTTACATAGGTAAAGTGCACTGCTTGTTTTATCAACACacaatgtaattttttttttttttgtagttgttcctataaataaatatgacatcAATATTGACTGAGGCCAGCTACAACACTTGTCACATAAACATATAGGATACAGAAAGGCTTTGTGTCATCCACACTGTAACACTATGAAATAGTCTTTGATAAGCCAGTTATCTGGATTGCTGTGCCCTTTCTTACTGTAGACGCTGTCTAACATCATCGGTTGGATCATCAAGTTTGCACGTGAATAGCATTTATGTCCTGTGTACTTTTGTTTACGACTACTTAGTTCCCACTTCCCTGCTCATCAGGGTAGGTGAAGTCTTCTACAAACAAGACCAGTGTTAATTTAGCTAGGGACtgaacacacatccacacatcatGTTGTCTCACGATCAAGATGAAAATATTATCTTTGTCAACAGTAATGACAAAAAATGGACATAcgat
The window above is part of the Mastacembelus armatus chromosome 18, fMasArm1.2, whole genome shotgun sequence genome. Proteins encoded here:
- the LOC113142915 gene encoding uncharacterized protein LOC113142915 — encoded protein: MMTSAKFVFYLTCLFLGKIAQTKHLKHSPIRQESGFLSVKAGGTLTLYCFYVADVSGWLYWYKQTLKEKPRLISVLYIYDRSGTFYDEFKNNPRFTLDAEKGTNHLKISDLQISDSATYYCARSHTYAFEFAEGTVVSVQGSGLNIPAQVHQSASESIQPGGSVTLNCTVHTGTCDGEHRVYWFKHSGQAHPGLIYTHGGSNDQCERKPETQTPSCVYNLPMNSLNVSDAGTYYCAVVSCANMLFGNGTKKDPADKENSPKYLVYFLSGALTITTILVVLLALSVYKISKRNCQCTGSHGRSSAPYTTNPQDYQDKENVHYAALSVNLPNRPRRQRNNSRSECVYTSVKQ